From the Halorhabdus utahensis DSM 12940 genome, one window contains:
- a CDS encoding DsbA family protein, whose protein sequence is MTDHSTARSTRRAFIGGLAVTGTTGLAGCSGLFGGDSNPVANAPIPDNPGQYTYETMGSSDAPVSGAFVTNWKCPHCSTFSTGFLGTIVEEYVEPGDVILEHRALAYSGQNPWMGEDAPRAAEAGLAVWRTDPASYWEYHEHVMANQGNPRDTWATTDRLVGFAEDVGVSNVEAVRTAIEDRTYEQTVRSTASALGRAGITSTPALVIEGEVFNALNKSAVKTALDEKTSNA, encoded by the coding sequence ATGACTGACCACAGTACGGCTCGGTCGACGCGCCGGGCATTCATCGGGGGCCTCGCAGTCACGGGGACCACTGGCCTGGCCGGCTGTAGCGGGTTGTTCGGTGGCGATTCAAACCCAGTCGCGAACGCACCAATCCCGGATAATCCCGGACAGTATACGTACGAAACGATGGGGAGCAGCGACGCGCCGGTGTCCGGCGCATTCGTCACCAACTGGAAGTGTCCGCACTGCTCGACCTTTTCGACAGGGTTCCTCGGAACGATCGTCGAAGAGTACGTAGAACCCGGGGATGTCATACTCGAACACCGTGCGCTGGCCTATTCAGGCCAGAATCCGTGGATGGGTGAGGATGCACCGCGTGCGGCCGAGGCCGGACTGGCAGTCTGGCGCACGGATCCTGCGTCGTACTGGGAATATCACGAGCACGTCATGGCGAACCAGGGTAATCCTCGTGACACGTGGGCGACGACGGATCGTCTCGTCGGATTCGCTGAGGATGTCGGCGTTAGCAATGTCGAGGCGGTCCGGACTGCCATCGAAGACAGAACGTACGAGCAAACAGTCCGCTCCACGGCGAGTGCACTGGGCAGGGCAGGCATTACTTCTACGCCCGCTCTTGTGATAGAAGGCGAGGTCTTCAATGCACTCAACAAGTCGGCAGTTAAAACGGCGCTCGACGAGAAAACGTCGAATGCCTGA
- a CDS encoding Lrp/AsnC family transcriptional regulator, translating to MGETEIDNVDKAILYALQEDARNMSSADIAERTGTSDSTVRKRIQRLEADDVIKDYSARVDYQQSGYPLRMLLYCTASIPERGDLIPDILAIDGVVSVQELVTGEQNLLVTVVGESDSDITPVAQELLDMGLTVADEVLVRAHETTPFGKFDSGATTADDS from the coding sequence ATGGGTGAGACTGAGATAGACAACGTCGACAAAGCGATCCTCTATGCGCTCCAGGAGGACGCCCGGAACATGTCCTCGGCTGACATCGCCGAACGAACCGGGACCTCCGACAGCACCGTCCGCAAGCGCATCCAGCGACTCGAAGCCGACGACGTGATCAAGGATTATAGCGCCCGCGTCGACTACCAGCAATCGGGTTATCCGCTCCGGATGTTGCTGTACTGTACCGCGTCGATCCCCGAACGCGGGGACCTGATTCCCGACATTCTGGCTATCGACGGCGTCGTCTCCGTCCAGGAACTGGTCACCGGTGAACAGAACCTGCTCGTCACCGTCGTCGGCGAGTCCGACAGCGACATTACGCCCGTTGCCCAGGAACTGCTCGACATGGGACTGACTGTCGCCGACGAGGTCCTCGTTCGAGCCCACGAGACGACGCCGTTCGGCAAGTTCGACTCCGGAGCCACGACTGCAGACGATTCCTGA
- a CDS encoding competence/damage-inducible protein A has product MRVGLITVGDELLAGDTVNTNAAWLAEQLTDRGVTVGRITVVPDRTADIAETVDAYRTQYDAVLLTGGIGPTHDDVTMEAVAEAFDVALVEDQAALDWLAENRDYAREDLADGTALIPAGARMIPNREGVAPGCVLANVYVLPGVPAEMQAMFDVVATDFTGEQQHIEVVHVDEPESALLDRIETLGDRFDVTVGSYPGEIVRLKISSTDRDAVERATAWLRERVELAAAEES; this is encoded by the coding sequence ATGCGCGTGGGGTTGATCACTGTCGGTGACGAGCTTCTCGCCGGGGATACGGTCAATACCAATGCCGCCTGGCTGGCCGAGCAGTTGACCGATCGTGGCGTTACTGTCGGCCGTATCACTGTCGTTCCGGACCGAACAGCGGACATCGCCGAGACCGTCGACGCGTATCGTACGCAGTACGACGCCGTACTCCTCACGGGCGGGATCGGACCCACACACGACGACGTGACCATGGAAGCCGTCGCCGAGGCGTTCGACGTCGCGCTCGTCGAGGACCAGGCCGCGCTCGACTGGCTCGCCGAGAATCGGGATTACGCTCGCGAGGATCTCGCCGACGGGACAGCATTGATTCCAGCCGGTGCCCGGATGATCCCGAACCGCGAGGGCGTCGCGCCAGGGTGCGTCCTCGCGAACGTCTATGTCTTGCCGGGCGTACCGGCAGAGATGCAGGCGATGTTCGACGTGGTCGCGACCGATTTCACGGGTGAACAGCAGCATATCGAGGTTGTCCACGTCGACGAACCCGAGAGCGCGTTGCTCGACCGTATCGAAACACTGGGGGACCGGTTTGACGTCACTGTGGGAAGCTATCCTGGCGAAATCGTCCGCCTCAAGATCTCAAGTACGGACCGAGACGCTGTCGAACGCGCGACTGCATGGCTCCGTGAACGGGTCGAGTTGGCGGCGGCCGAGGAGAGCTAG
- a CDS encoding tRNA (cytidine(56)-2'-O)-methyltransferase — MQDEPAVVILRLGHRPGRDERMTTHVGLTARALGADRIILESAAEGRRETIEDITDRFGGPFDVEVTDSPLGRLRSWEGSIVHLTMYGQPVQRVEDEIRASHRKEPLLVVVGAEKVSFEVYDRADWNVGVTNQPHSEIAALSVFLDRLFDGRELDREWEDADKRVVPKETGKRVEEAE, encoded by the coding sequence ATGCAGGACGAACCCGCAGTCGTCATCCTCCGGCTCGGCCATCGACCAGGCCGCGACGAACGGATGACGACCCACGTCGGACTCACGGCACGGGCGCTCGGTGCCGACCGGATCATCCTCGAATCGGCAGCCGAGGGTCGGCGTGAGACGATCGAGGACATCACCGACCGGTTCGGTGGCCCCTTCGACGTCGAGGTCACTGATTCCCCGCTGGGCCGGCTGCGATCCTGGGAGGGATCGATCGTCCACCTCACGATGTACGGCCAGCCAGTCCAGCGCGTCGAGGACGAAATCAGGGCGAGCCACCGAAAAGAGCCGCTGCTGGTGGTCGTCGGGGCGGAGAAAGTCTCCTTCGAGGTGTACGATCGGGCCGACTGGAACGTCGGCGTGACCAACCAGCCCCACTCCGAAATTGCTGCGCTCTCGGTCTTTCTCGATCGCCTGTTCGACGGGCGCGAACTCGACCGGGAGTGGGAAGACGCCGACAAGCGCGTCGTTCCGAAGGAGACGGGGAAGCGAGTCGAAGAGGCCGAGTAG
- a CDS encoding 3-hydroxyacyl-CoA dehydrogenase NAD-binding domain-containing protein, translated as MLAVQGAGTTRHGSAAVAALSGYDVRLRDITAEVVQHGHE; from the coding sequence ATCCTCGCCGTACAGGGTGCAGGAACGACACGCCACGGGTCCGCAGCGGTCGCCGCGCTATCGGGATACGACGTCCGGTTGCGGGATATCACTGCGGAAGTGGTCCAACACGGCCACGAATAG
- a CDS encoding DNA-3-methyladenine glycosylase family protein, producing MGEPHNVLRDDPAMAPLVAEHGELSVEPAEDPFERLVTSIVRQQLSMASADAIEERLFEHFDVTPTALRDVPVEQLRDVGVSGRKGQTIRNVASAWQAHDYTQAAFDGRSDEAVIDELTDISGIGPWTAKMFLMFALGREDVFPVEDLGIRKGMQTIFEDDMERQAMVARAERWQPYRSIASMYLWRVVD from the coding sequence ATGGGAGAACCACACAACGTCCTGCGGGACGATCCGGCGATGGCCCCGCTCGTGGCCGAACACGGCGAACTCTCGGTCGAACCGGCCGAAGACCCCTTCGAGCGTTTGGTCACCTCGATCGTCCGCCAGCAACTGTCGATGGCGTCGGCGGACGCGATAGAAGAGCGCCTGTTCGAGCACTTCGACGTGACGCCGACCGCGCTACGTGACGTCCCGGTCGAGCAGCTTCGGGACGTCGGCGTTTCGGGGCGGAAGGGCCAGACGATCCGAAACGTCGCGAGCGCGTGGCAAGCGCATGACTACACGCAGGCAGCGTTCGATGGCCGGTCGGACGAGGCCGTCATCGACGAACTCACCGATATCTCCGGGATCGGCCCGTGGACCGCGAAGATGTTTCTCATGTTCGCATTGGGTCGCGAGGACGTCTTTCCGGTTGAGGATCTCGGTATCCGGAAGGGGATGCAGACGATTTTCGAGGACGACATGGAGCGGCAGGCGATGGTCGCCCGCGCCGAGCGCTGGCAGCCGTACCGCTCGATCGCCTCGATGTATCTCTGGCGCGTCGTCGACTGA
- a CDS encoding proton-conducting transporter transmembrane domain-containing protein: protein MSGRTANATVGSLPDTAATKSLVPAALTWLVWALFAASVATLVAQVRANDVWRVANVVAIDGLTVLLWVVVTFVSGIVHSYSRRYLSGSAHERRFFVAVFGFTAVVMGLVGADHVVVFGFLWLVMGLVMAELVGLVTGWKQARAAARVARRYFLASGALLGLALGALWWATGEPTITGITTATDGLGGPVWLVAVGALVLAAMIQSALIPFHTWLLASMTAPTPASALMHAGFVNAGGILLTRFAPVVAIDQTVMFAIVLAGAASALLGKLLKSVRTDVKGTLACSTVGQMGFMIMQAGLGFFGAAITHLILHGFYKAHHFLSAGEAIERTTPGEESTDGLGLVGIAVTLLTGLAGGALFAVLTGKGLHVDGGLVLVLIVVVTTLQATREVVARTSLPALFRYGAIPTVFLPAIAVYALVYSAVSELMDGLPVVTAPTELTVVHVVVAAGFVGAYLAVETGVYERSRRLYVALLNASHPSARTVLTAREDYNEY from the coding sequence ATGTCTGGACGCACAGCGAACGCGACGGTCGGATCGCTCCCGGACACGGCGGCTACGAAGTCGCTTGTGCCCGCAGCACTGACGTGGCTCGTGTGGGCCCTGTTCGCCGCGAGCGTGGCGACGCTCGTGGCCCAAGTCCGAGCGAATGACGTATGGCGCGTGGCCAACGTGGTCGCGATCGACGGCCTGACTGTCCTGCTGTGGGTCGTCGTGACGTTCGTCAGCGGAATCGTCCACAGCTACTCGCGCCGGTACCTGTCGGGGAGCGCTCACGAACGGCGGTTTTTCGTCGCCGTCTTCGGTTTCACAGCGGTCGTGATGGGGCTGGTCGGGGCCGATCACGTCGTGGTCTTTGGCTTCCTGTGGCTGGTGATGGGTCTGGTGATGGCGGAACTCGTGGGACTCGTTACGGGCTGGAAGCAAGCCCGGGCGGCCGCGCGCGTCGCCCGCCGGTACTTCCTCGCGAGCGGCGCGCTGCTCGGTCTGGCGCTCGGAGCGTTGTGGTGGGCGACCGGCGAGCCGACGATCACGGGGATCACCACGGCCACAGACGGCCTCGGCGGGCCGGTGTGGCTGGTAGCCGTCGGCGCGCTGGTCCTCGCGGCGATGATCCAGTCGGCGCTGATCCCCTTCCACACTTGGTTGCTCGCCTCGATGACCGCGCCCACGCCGGCCTCGGCGCTGATGCACGCCGGGTTCGTCAACGCGGGCGGGATCTTGCTGACTCGCTTTGCCCCAGTGGTTGCCATCGACCAGACGGTCATGTTCGCGATCGTCCTCGCGGGCGCTGCCAGCGCACTCCTCGGAAAACTCCTCAAATCCGTCCGGACTGACGTCAAGGGCACCCTGGCCTGCTCGACGGTCGGCCAGATGGGCTTCATGATCATGCAGGCCGGCCTGGGTTTCTTTGGGGCCGCGATCACCCATTTGATCCTTCACGGGTTCTACAAAGCCCACCACTTCCTGAGCGCCGGCGAGGCAATCGAGCGCACCACGCCCGGCGAGGAATCCACGGACGGACTGGGGCTCGTCGGCATCGCCGTCACGCTCCTCACGGGGCTGGCCGGTGGCGCGCTGTTCGCGGTCCTGACGGGGAAAGGTCTCCACGTCGACGGCGGCCTCGTGCTCGTGCTGATCGTGGTCGTGACGACGCTACAGGCGACCCGGGAGGTCGTCGCGCGCACGTCGCTGCCGGCTCTGTTCCGGTACGGGGCGATCCCGACTGTGTTCCTGCCGGCCATCGCCGTATACGCACTCGTGTATTCGGCCGTTTCGGAGCTGATGGACGGCCTTCCGGTCGTGACGGCACCGACGGAACTCACCGTCGTCCACGTCGTCGTCGCCGCCGGGTTCGTCGGCGCGTACCTCGCCGTGGAGACCGGCGTCTACGAGCGAAGCCGGCGACTCTACGTGGCGTTGCTGAACGCGAGTCATCCGTCCGCGCGTACCGTGCTGACTGCCAGGGAGGACTACAATGAGTACTGA
- the tfe gene encoding transcription factor E, protein MAFEEYLEDPVIQKYLHELVGPTGMPVAAAPPDGEVTDEELAEELGLELNDVRRALFILYENDLASYRRLRDEDSGWLTYLWTFEYDNIPEQLESEMHDLFEGLEERREYELDHEFYLCENCGIRFEFADAMDYGFECPDCGSSLEAMENTALITAMDERIDELESELNLDIDT, encoded by the coding sequence ATGGCTTTTGAGGAATATCTCGAGGATCCCGTCATACAGAAGTACCTCCACGAGCTCGTGGGACCGACGGGCATGCCGGTCGCGGCCGCACCGCCCGATGGCGAGGTCACCGACGAGGAACTCGCCGAGGAACTCGGCCTGGAACTCAACGACGTCCGCCGGGCGCTGTTCATTCTCTACGAAAATGACCTGGCGAGTTACCGCCGGCTCCGGGACGAGGATTCGGGCTGGCTGACGTATCTCTGGACCTTCGAGTACGACAACATCCCCGAGCAACTCGAATCCGAGATGCACGACCTCTTTGAAGGTCTCGAGGAACGTCGTGAGTACGAACTCGACCACGAGTTTTACCTGTGTGAGAACTGTGGCATCCGCTTTGAGTTCGCCGACGCGATGGACTACGGCTTCGAGTGTCCCGACTGTGGCTCGTCGCTCGAAGCGATGGAGAATACCGCACTCATCACGGCGATGGACGAACGGATCGACGAACTCGAAAGCGAACTCAACCTGGATATCGACACCTGA
- a CDS encoding carbonic anhydrase: protein MHDVLGSLLAGNTAHASAFDDRFDTLQDGQRPDAVTVCCSDSRVMQDHLFGNDDPGHLFTVSNIGNRVLQDADGESVVSGDVLYPIAHTGTETAVVVGHTGCGAVTATYDALTDGISEPPGIEHSIGILEPHLRAGVETLPEDLDRAAAIDHLVEYNVDRQVEFLRDSDHVPAAVDVVGVVYDFQDRYDGRRGEVHVSNVNGETDPDALRDAHPEISDRIDRLWEY, encoded by the coding sequence ATGCACGACGTTCTCGGTTCGCTGCTTGCCGGCAATACAGCCCACGCGAGCGCGTTTGACGACCGGTTCGACACCCTCCAGGACGGCCAGCGACCCGACGCAGTGACAGTCTGCTGTTCGGACTCCCGCGTCATGCAGGATCACCTCTTCGGCAATGACGACCCGGGCCATCTCTTTACTGTCAGCAACATCGGCAACCGCGTCCTCCAGGACGCCGACGGCGAATCTGTCGTCTCGGGGGACGTCCTTTATCCGATCGCACACACGGGGACCGAGACGGCGGTCGTCGTCGGTCACACCGGCTGTGGCGCAGTCACGGCCACCTACGACGCGTTGACTGATGGGATCTCCGAACCACCGGGTATCGAGCACTCGATCGGGATACTCGAACCACACCTCCGGGCAGGCGTCGAGACTCTCCCCGAGGACCTGGACCGCGCGGCCGCGATCGACCATCTCGTCGAGTACAACGTCGACCGGCAGGTCGAGTTCCTCCGTGACAGCGATCACGTCCCGGCAGCCGTCGACGTTGTGGGCGTCGTCTACGACTTCCAGGACCGATACGACGGCCGCCGCGGGGAGGTTCACGTCAGCAACGTCAACGGCGAAACCGACCCCGACGCGCTCCGTGACGCCCATCCCGAGATCAGCGACCGTATCGACCGGCTCTGGGAATACTGA
- a CDS encoding DUF2110 family protein, with protein MVVLATKCYVGGDARDRALDSLGSLLDNDLGELDVEFDLGLRNDDFPSVTVTGPDAEVARNLLREEYGEITPHLVPEETYVGTLESWDDDGFVLDAGRPVRIPADEIGLGPGTPEQIRTRFGLVQHLPLRFVCLSDGDGETPPTGRLDDDERDRLYEWTRGTGRLNVNSATRAEVRATVNRAGHAEDIVTVERLGLLEQSVVCREGTDPPGLLASVGEYLPAELLAVVP; from the coding sequence ATGGTCGTCCTCGCAACCAAATGCTACGTCGGCGGCGATGCGCGCGATCGAGCGCTTGATTCACTGGGTTCGCTCCTCGACAACGACCTCGGCGAACTCGACGTCGAGTTCGACCTCGGACTCCGGAACGACGACTTCCCGTCGGTGACGGTCACGGGACCGGACGCGGAAGTCGCCCGTAACCTCCTCCGGGAGGAGTACGGCGAGATCACCCCACATCTCGTCCCTGAGGAGACGTACGTCGGGACGCTCGAATCCTGGGACGACGACGGGTTCGTCCTCGATGCCGGTCGTCCCGTCCGGATTCCGGCCGACGAGATCGGACTGGGGCCGGGAACGCCCGAACAGATTCGGACGCGCTTTGGGCTCGTCCAGCACCTCCCGCTCCGGTTCGTCTGTCTTTCCGATGGGGACGGCGAGACGCCGCCGACAGGGCGACTCGACGACGACGAACGCGACCGGCTCTACGAGTGGACCCGCGGGACGGGCCGGCTGAACGTCAATAGCGCGACCCGAGCGGAGGTTCGTGCGACGGTCAACCGCGCGGGACACGCCGAGGACATCGTTACCGTCGAGCGCCTCGGATTGCTCGAACAGAGTGTCGTCTGCCGTGAGGGAACGGATCCGCCCGGGCTGCTTGCCAGCGTGGGTGAGTATCTCCCCGCTGAACTGCTTGCAGTCGTCCCATGA
- the dnaJ gene encoding molecular chaperone DnaJ encodes MSEDFYDVLGVSRDASEEEIQEAYREKAREYHPDVSDDPDAEEKFKKAKKAKEVLTDEEKRQAYDRMGHDRFEQAEKRGGFDDRSGRGGAGGRRAGGDPFGGGGFGSVEDIFDQFFGGGGGGRGRDRPRQGQDLKTRLSIGLDEAYEGVEKQFTVTRPETCSDCGGEGHPPDADSRTCPECEGRGQVTRVQRTPMGRVQQTTTCSRCDGDGTLYEETCSTCRGDGVVRNEATLSVDVPAGIRDGQSLRMEREGAPGEHGGPNGDLLIEVEIEEHDDFERDGDNLHYTAPITFPQAALGDTVEVPTFDGPVEVDIPAGTQSGETFRLEGKGMPRLRRRGQGDLLVTVQVYTPESLNDEQREALEAFAEASGEEIDVEKGFFDRLKNSL; translated from the coding sequence ATGAGCGAGGACTTCTATGACGTTCTGGGTGTCTCCCGCGATGCGAGCGAGGAGGAGATCCAGGAAGCCTACCGCGAGAAAGCACGCGAGTATCATCCGGACGTGAGCGACGACCCCGACGCCGAGGAGAAGTTCAAAAAGGCAAAGAAGGCAAAGGAAGTCCTCACCGACGAGGAGAAACGCCAGGCCTACGACCGCATGGGCCACGATCGATTCGAGCAGGCCGAAAAGCGCGGGGGCTTTGACGACCGTAGTGGTCGGGGTGGCGCAGGCGGTCGACGGGCTGGTGGCGATCCCTTCGGCGGTGGGGGCTTTGGCAGCGTCGAGGACATCTTCGATCAGTTCTTCGGCGGCGGGGGTGGCGGCCGCGGTCGTGACCGCCCGCGACAGGGCCAGGATCTCAAGACACGCCTCTCGATCGGCCTCGACGAAGCCTACGAGGGCGTCGAAAAACAGTTCACCGTCACGCGGCCCGAAACCTGTTCGGACTGTGGCGGCGAGGGCCATCCCCCTGATGCCGACTCCCGGACCTGCCCCGAGTGTGAGGGACGTGGACAGGTCACCCGCGTTCAGCGGACGCCGATGGGTCGCGTCCAGCAGACGACGACATGTTCACGGTGTGATGGCGATGGGACACTCTACGAGGAGACGTGTTCGACGTGTCGCGGCGACGGTGTCGTGCGAAACGAGGCGACCCTCAGCGTCGACGTGCCCGCCGGTATCCGCGACGGCCAGTCGCTACGGATGGAACGCGAAGGCGCACCCGGCGAACACGGCGGCCCCAACGGCGACCTCCTGATCGAAGTCGAAATCGAGGAGCACGATGACTTCGAGCGCGACGGCGACAACCTCCACTACACCGCACCGATCACGTTTCCGCAGGCCGCGCTGGGCGATACGGTGGAGGTGCCGACCTTCGACGGCCCCGTCGAGGTCGACATTCCGGCCGGGACACAGAGCGGGGAGACGTTCCGCCTCGAAGGCAAGGGCATGCCACGGCTCCGTCGGCGTGGGCAGGGGGACCTGCTGGTCACGGTGCAGGTATACACGCCCGAGTCGCTCAACGACGAGCAACGCGAGGCACTCGAAGCGTTTGCGGAGGCAAGCGGCGAGGAGATCGACGTCGAAAAGGGCTTTTTCGACCGGCTGAAGAACTCGCTGTAG
- a CDS encoding DUF5803 family protein, whose protein sequence is MNSRTRFVFGVVGLLGLLALAGCLSPVSDADLAENATYDWDTEANATYRLYAGNYTAVVEIQDQASLELFLEDGLGSEQPIPISGLKFQYPNGTVGNDSVYSVSTGRSKVVLEPPVENGTVAFTARRSGSTFRTRTLVAGSHEVALSPNKRVGLPVVSRVVPGGYETERSGDRVLLQWDTIERNTISIKTYLERDLVLFGGLVGIVSVVAVIGLAYYRREIAKVRRQRQELGLDVEGETDDDDPRDRGPPPGMK, encoded by the coding sequence ATGAACAGTCGAACGCGCTTCGTTTTCGGCGTCGTGGGGTTGCTGGGCCTGCTCGCGCTGGCAGGCTGTCTCTCGCCGGTCAGCGACGCCGACCTCGCCGAGAACGCCACCTACGACTGGGACACGGAGGCCAACGCCACCTACCGACTGTATGCCGGCAACTACACGGCAGTCGTCGAGATTCAGGACCAGGCGTCCCTGGAGTTGTTCCTCGAGGATGGACTCGGATCGGAACAGCCCATTCCGATCTCGGGGCTCAAATTCCAGTACCCCAACGGGACGGTTGGGAATGATTCGGTCTACTCGGTGTCGACAGGCCGATCCAAGGTCGTCCTCGAACCCCCCGTGGAAAACGGGACGGTGGCGTTCACCGCGAGGCGGTCAGGATCGACCTTCCGCACCAGAACGCTGGTTGCCGGGTCTCACGAGGTTGCACTCTCACCGAACAAGCGTGTCGGGTTGCCGGTCGTCTCACGGGTCGTTCCCGGCGGGTACGAAACCGAGCGTTCGGGGGACCGGGTCCTCCTCCAGTGGGACACAATCGAGCGCAACACGATCTCAATCAAGACCTATCTCGAACGGGACCTCGTGCTGTTCGGTGGGCTCGTGGGGATCGTTTCAGTGGTCGCGGTGATCGGACTCGCGTACTACCGTCGGGAGATCGCCAAAGTCAGGAGGCAACGACAGGAACTCGGTCTCGATGTCGAAGGCGAGACCGATGACGACGACCCCCGGGACCGCGGTCCGCCGCCGGGAATGAAGTAG
- the cysE gene encoding serine O-acetyltransferase, which yields MLRQILDDVRTAKAKDPAADGTAEVLLTYSGLHAVWFYRIAHALWERNYRLAARIISHIARFLTGVEIHPAAEIGERLFIDHGMGVVIGETAEIGDDVLMYHGVTLGGNSMRREKRHPTVEDGAKIGVRASLIGDITIGENATVGAGATVLSDVPAETTVAGVPAEPIDGAATVETRVPCRDDD from the coding sequence ATGTTACGGCAAATACTCGACGACGTACGGACGGCGAAGGCGAAGGATCCAGCAGCGGACGGCACAGCGGAAGTACTGTTGACCTATTCCGGCCTTCACGCAGTCTGGTTCTACCGGATCGCTCACGCACTCTGGGAGCGAAATTACCGTCTGGCGGCGCGAATCATTTCCCACATCGCGCGGTTTCTGACCGGTGTCGAAATCCATCCGGCGGCCGAGATCGGCGAGCGACTCTTCATCGACCACGGTATGGGGGTCGTGATCGGTGAGACTGCCGAGATCGGCGACGACGTCCTCATGTACCACGGCGTCACCCTGGGTGGGAACTCGATGCGTCGCGAAAAACGACACCCGACTGTCGAAGACGGGGCAAAAATCGGCGTCCGGGCCTCCCTCATCGGTGACATCACCATCGGTGAGAACGCAACAGTCGGAGCCGGTGCGACGGTCCTTTCGGATGTCCCGGCGGAGACGACCGTTGCGGGCGTGCCGGCTGAGCCGATCGACGGCGCAGCGACCGTCGAGACGCGCGTCCCCTGTCGTGACGACGACTGA